From the genome of Azospirillum sp. TSA2s, one region includes:
- a CDS encoding ABC transporter ATP-binding protein, which yields MDQHRIAIDRIASVGQDGPAHRHPPTNPAATIAVQADGIHKRFGSLEVLKGVSLTAREGDVITLIGSSGSGKSTLLRCINMLEVPDEGRVTICGETIAMKTARGRTMPADSRQVDRIRTSLGMVFQNFNLWTHMTILENVIEAPVHVLGVPKGEAIDLARSLLDKVGILGKADCYPVQLSGGQQQRAAIARALAMQPKVMLFDEPTSALDPELVGEVLRVIRQLADEGRTMILVTHEMDFAREVSSKVVFLHQGRIEEEGAPDTVLTNPDSDRVRQFLSRHLAA from the coding sequence ATGGACCAGCATCGCATCGCCATCGATCGTATCGCCAGCGTCGGCCAGGACGGGCCGGCCCACCGCCACCCTCCCACCAACCCCGCCGCCACCATCGCCGTGCAGGCGGACGGCATTCACAAACGGTTCGGATCGCTGGAGGTGCTGAAAGGCGTGTCGCTGACCGCCCGAGAAGGCGACGTCATCACGCTGATCGGCTCGTCGGGCTCGGGCAAGAGCACGCTTCTCCGCTGCATCAACATGCTGGAGGTACCCGACGAGGGCCGCGTCACCATCTGCGGCGAGACCATCGCCATGAAGACGGCACGCGGGCGGACCATGCCGGCCGATTCCCGGCAGGTCGACCGCATCCGCACCAGCCTGGGCATGGTGTTCCAGAACTTCAATCTCTGGACCCACATGACCATCCTGGAAAACGTCATCGAGGCGCCGGTGCATGTCCTTGGCGTACCGAAGGGCGAGGCCATCGACCTCGCGAGAAGCCTGCTCGACAAGGTCGGCATCCTGGGCAAGGCCGATTGCTACCCGGTCCAGCTCTCCGGTGGGCAGCAGCAGCGCGCCGCCATCGCCCGCGCGCTCGCCATGCAGCCGAAGGTGATGCTGTTCGACGAGCCGACCTCCGCCCTCGATCCCGAACTGGTCGGCGAGGTGCTGCGCGTCATCCGCCAGTTGGCCGACGAAGGCCGCACCATGATTCTGGTGACGCACGAGATGGACTTCGCCCGCGAGGTCTCCTCCAAGGTCGTCTTCCTCCACCAGGGCCGCATCGAGGAGGAAGGGGCGCCCGACACCGTGCTGACCAACCCCGACTCCGACCGCGTGCGGCAGTTCCTGTCCCGCCATCTCGCCGCCTGA
- a CDS encoding Lrp/AsnC family transcriptional regulator — protein sequence MTLDQLDEKLITLLRHDGRRSISDLAIELGVSRATVRSRMERLESSGIITGYTVILRADTVEAPVRGIMLIEVEGQATDRVVRTLSGFPEIMEIHSTNGRWDLIVELSAASLPEFDGVLRRIRLIPGITTSETNLLLNTPRSTRARL from the coding sequence ATGACGCTCGACCAACTCGACGAGAAGCTCATCACCCTGCTGCGCCATGACGGCCGCCGCAGCATTTCCGACCTCGCCATCGAACTCGGCGTGTCGCGGGCGACGGTGCGCTCGCGGATGGAGCGGCTGGAAAGCTCCGGCATCATCACCGGCTACACCGTGATCCTGCGCGCCGACACGGTGGAGGCGCCGGTGCGCGGCATCATGCTGATCGAGGTGGAGGGGCAGGCGACCGACCGCGTGGTGCGGACGCTCAGCGGCTTCCCCGAGATCATGGAGATCCACAGCACCAACGGGCGTTGGGATCTGATCGTCGAACTGTCGGCCGCCAGCCTGCCGGAATTCGACGGCGTGCTGCGCCGAATCCGCCTCATTCCCGGCATTACCACCAGCGAGACGAACCTTCTCTTGAACACCCCGCGCAGCACCCGCGCCCGGCTGTAG
- a CDS encoding ROK family transcriptional regulator, protein MRGGDTTGLRAYNERLVMHALLQAGMLSKAEIARETGLSGQAASVIVNRLLEDGLLVKLDKVRGQVGQPSTPIAPNPEGAYSLGVKIGRRSVEAILINMLGEEMGTSRVRYDAPLPEPTISTAIAQAVGLLGHLSPAARSRVVGLGVAMPDEIHAWSAELGLAPGALDGWRDADIGGAFARETGLPVTRYNDAAAACAAEMIAGHAITSRSALYIYLGTFIGGGVVIDGRLYRGEQGNAGAIGSMPTGPTGPTNPAGPGVSPGQLIHAASIFLLERELAAAGIDPSAALSAALADGSGERADAIFDAWAETACAELSRAVVSALSVIDFQEVVVDGFLPPSWRDRFTQRLAAAVERFNRSGLKAAPVLAGSIGPMARVLGAAMLPLKARFSPDTDLLVRSGMARDLA, encoded by the coding sequence ATGCGGGGCGGCGATACCACCGGGCTGCGCGCCTACAACGAGCGGCTGGTCATGCATGCGCTGCTGCAGGCCGGCATGCTGTCAAAGGCGGAAATCGCGCGGGAAACCGGGCTGAGCGGGCAGGCGGCGTCGGTGATCGTCAACCGGCTGCTGGAGGACGGGCTGCTGGTGAAGCTCGACAAGGTGCGCGGGCAGGTCGGCCAGCCCTCCACCCCGATCGCGCCGAACCCGGAGGGGGCCTATTCGCTGGGGGTGAAGATCGGCCGGCGCAGCGTCGAGGCGATCCTGATCAACATGCTGGGCGAGGAGATGGGGACGAGCCGGGTGCGCTACGATGCGCCGCTGCCGGAGCCGACGATCTCCACCGCGATCGCCCAGGCGGTCGGGCTGCTGGGGCATTTGTCGCCGGCGGCGCGGTCGCGGGTGGTCGGGCTGGGCGTCGCCATGCCGGACGAGATCCATGCGTGGTCGGCGGAACTGGGGCTGGCGCCGGGCGCGCTGGACGGCTGGCGCGATGCCGACATCGGCGGCGCCTTCGCGCGGGAAACCGGGTTGCCGGTTACGCGCTACAACGACGCGGCGGCAGCCTGCGCGGCGGAGATGATCGCCGGCCATGCCATCACCAGCCGTAGCGCGCTCTACATCTATCTCGGCACCTTCATCGGCGGCGGGGTGGTGATCGACGGGCGGCTATACCGGGGCGAGCAGGGCAATGCCGGGGCCATCGGATCCATGCCGACTGGGCCGACCGGGCCGACCAACCCGGCCGGGCCGGGCGTGTCGCCGGGGCAACTGATTCACGCCGCCTCGATCTTCCTGCTGGAGCGGGAACTGGCCGCCGCCGGGATCGATCCGTCGGCGGCGCTGTCCGCCGCCCTGGCCGACGGCAGCGGCGAGCGGGCGGACGCCATCTTCGACGCCTGGGCGGAAACCGCCTGCGCCGAGCTGTCGCGCGCCGTCGTGTCGGCCCTCAGCGTCATCGATTTTCAGGAGGTGGTGGTCGACGGCTTCCTGCCGCCGTCCTGGCGCGACCGCTTCACGCAACGGCTGGCGGCGGCGGTGGAGCGCTTCAACCGGTCGGGGCTGAAGGCAGCGCCGGTGCTGGCCGGCTCCATCGGCCCGATGGCCCGCGTGCTGGGGGCGGCGATGCTGCCGCTGAAGGCGCGCTTCTCGCCCGACACCGATCTGCTGGTGCGGTCGGGCATGGCGCGGGATCTGGCCTGA
- a CDS encoding DUF1289 domain-containing protein, translating to MSGKSKDRLGRATDNPCIGLCRFGGDGACLGCHRTKAEVKGWKRLSDAAKAAINDRVAQGGREAGRQAVQADPAEGKAPRKRLRKLDRKIGKLESKLAALRAERDRVPGAGPAG from the coding sequence ATGAGCGGAAAATCGAAGGACAGATTGGGCAGGGCGACGGACAACCCCTGCATCGGCCTCTGCCGGTTCGGTGGCGACGGTGCCTGCCTGGGCTGCCACCGCACCAAGGCGGAGGTGAAGGGGTGGAAGCGGCTGAGCGACGCGGCCAAGGCGGCGATCAACGACAGGGTCGCCCAAGGGGGCAGAGAAGCGGGCCGGCAAGCTGTCCAGGCCGACCCCGCCGAAGGAAAGGCGCCGCGCAAGCGCCTGCGCAAGCTCGACCGGAAGATCGGCAAACTGGAATCGAAGCTCGCCGCCTTGCGGGCCGAGCGCGACCGCGTGCCGGGCGCCGGCCCGGCCGGATAG
- a CDS encoding alpha/beta fold hydrolase, with protein sequence MTTAVSDQDRLIPTPAGRLYVKDWTPDTETAGTLPPILLLHDSLGCVDLWRSFPASLAAATARRVVAYDRLGFGRSDPHPGVLARDFVAAEARDTIPLLLDHLGIGDFVACGHSVGGGMAVETAARFPTRCRALVTIAAQAFVEERTLDGIRVAKQGFQDPAQLARLARYQGDKARWAVDAWTESWLSPAFADWTLDTPLSQVRCPVLALHGDRDEYGSAEHPARIAAGRGTVRLLPDTGHVPHRECEDEVVEAIRTFLLET encoded by the coding sequence ATGACCACCGCCGTCAGCGACCAGGACCGCCTCATCCCCACTCCCGCCGGCCGCCTCTATGTGAAGGATTGGACCCCGGACACGGAGACCGCCGGCACGCTCCCGCCCATCCTGTTGCTCCACGATTCGCTCGGCTGCGTCGATCTGTGGCGCAGCTTCCCGGCCAGCCTTGCCGCAGCGACGGCGCGGCGGGTGGTCGCCTATGACCGGCTCGGCTTCGGGCGCTCCGATCCCCACCCCGGCGTCCTCGCCCGCGATTTCGTCGCAGCGGAGGCGCGGGATACCATCCCCCTCCTGCTCGACCATCTCGGCATCGGCGATTTCGTCGCCTGCGGCCACAGCGTCGGCGGCGGCATGGCGGTGGAGACCGCGGCCCGCTTCCCCACCCGCTGCCGGGCGCTGGTGACCATCGCCGCCCAGGCCTTCGTCGAGGAGCGGACGCTCGACGGCATCCGCGTGGCGAAACAGGGCTTCCAGGATCCGGCGCAGCTCGCCCGGCTGGCGAGATACCAGGGCGACAAGGCGCGCTGGGCGGTCGATGCCTGGACTGAAAGCTGGCTGTCCCCCGCCTTCGCCGACTGGACCCTGGACACGCCGCTGTCGCAGGTCCGCTGCCCGGTGCTGGCCCTGCATGGCGACCGCGACGAATACGGATCGGCCGAGCACCCGGCCCGCATCGCTGCCGGACGCGGTACCGTCCGCCTCCTCCCCGACACCGGCCACGTCCCCCACCGCGAATGCGAGGACGAGGTGGTCGAAGCGATCCGGACCTTCCTTTTGGAAACCTGA
- a CDS encoding ABC transporter permease, with protein sequence MNWTLMWDSLPRLLAALPLTLELVALALAFGAVLAFATALLRLSGNRVAVALTSAYTFVFRGTPLLVQIFLIYYGLSQIDVVRDSFLWPILSQPMWCAILALALNTGAYTSEILRGAIETVPQGQVEAARACGMSRLRVFRRIVLPVAIRQMLPAYGNEVILMVKASSLASTITMMEITGVARRMIAQTFAVFEIFIVAGILYLLINFIATRLIRHAEWRMTPYLRARA encoded by the coding sequence ATGAACTGGACTCTGATGTGGGACAGCCTGCCCCGCCTGCTCGCGGCCCTGCCCCTGACCCTTGAGCTGGTGGCGCTGGCGCTCGCCTTCGGCGCGGTGCTGGCCTTCGCCACCGCGCTTCTGCGCCTGTCCGGCAACCGCGTCGCGGTGGCGCTGACCTCCGCCTACACCTTCGTCTTCCGCGGCACGCCGCTGCTGGTGCAGATCTTCCTGATCTACTACGGCCTCAGCCAGATCGATGTCGTGCGCGACAGCTTCCTCTGGCCCATTCTCAGCCAGCCGATGTGGTGCGCCATCCTGGCGCTGGCGCTCAACACCGGCGCCTACACGTCCGAGATCCTGCGCGGCGCCATCGAAACCGTGCCGCAGGGACAGGTGGAGGCGGCACGGGCCTGCGGCATGTCGCGGCTGCGGGTGTTCCGCCGCATCGTCCTGCCGGTGGCGATCCGCCAGATGCTGCCGGCCTATGGCAACGAGGTAATCCTGATGGTCAAGGCCAGTTCGCTCGCCAGCACCATCACGATGATGGAGATCACCGGCGTCGCGCGGCGGATGATCGCCCAGACCTTCGCGGTCTTCGAGATCTTCATCGTCGCCGGCATCCTCTATTTGCTGATCAACTTCATCGCCACCCGCCTGATCAGGCACGCCGAATGGCGCATGACCCCCTATCTGCGCGCACGGGCGTGA
- a CDS encoding ornithine cyclodeaminase has product MIPNLNLVPFVSVDHMMKLVLHIGVERFLTELSAYVEEDFRRWESFDKTPRVASHSAEGVIELMPTSDGRTYGFKYVNGHPKNTREGRQTVTAFGVLADVGNGYPVLMTEMTILTALRTAATSAVAAKHLAPKDATCMAIIGNGAQAEFQALAFKALLGIGKLRLYDIDPAATQKCVRNLRDQGFEITACKSTEEAVEGAQIITTVTADKQYATILTDNMVGAGVHINAVGGDCPGKTELHRDILLRSDIFVEYPPQTRIEGEIQQLAPDHPVTELWTVMTGQAVGRRDARQITLFDSVGFATEDFSALRYVRDKVAGTGLYENLDMLADPDEPRDLFGMILRAAKPAPVGEAA; this is encoded by the coding sequence ATGATTCCGAACCTGAACCTCGTTCCCTTCGTCAGCGTCGATCACATGATGAAGCTGGTGCTGCACATCGGCGTGGAGCGCTTCCTGACCGAGCTGTCGGCCTATGTGGAGGAGGATTTCCGCCGCTGGGAGAGCTTCGACAAGACGCCGCGGGTGGCGTCCCACAGCGCGGAAGGCGTGATCGAGTTGATGCCGACCAGCGACGGCCGCACCTATGGCTTCAAATACGTCAACGGCCATCCGAAGAACACGCGGGAAGGGCGGCAGACCGTGACCGCCTTCGGCGTGCTGGCCGATGTCGGCAACGGCTATCCGGTCTTGATGACGGAGATGACCATCCTGACGGCGCTGCGCACCGCCGCGACCTCCGCCGTCGCCGCCAAGCATTTGGCGCCGAAGGATGCGACCTGCATGGCGATCATCGGCAACGGGGCGCAGGCGGAGTTCCAGGCGCTGGCCTTCAAGGCGCTGCTGGGGATAGGCAAGCTGCGGCTCTACGACATCGACCCGGCGGCGACGCAGAAATGCGTGCGCAACCTGCGTGACCAGGGCTTCGAGATCACCGCCTGCAAGTCGACCGAAGAGGCGGTGGAGGGCGCGCAGATCATCACCACCGTCACCGCCGACAAGCAATATGCCACCATCCTGACCGACAACATGGTCGGGGCGGGGGTGCACATCAACGCCGTCGGCGGCGACTGCCCCGGCAAGACGGAGCTGCACCGCGACATCCTGTTGCGGTCGGACATCTTCGTCGAATACCCGCCGCAGACGCGGATCGAGGGTGAGATCCAGCAGCTGGCGCCCGACCATCCGGTGACGGAACTGTGGACGGTGATGACCGGACAGGCCGTCGGCCGGCGTGACGCGCGGCAGATCACGCTGTTCGATTCGGTGGGATTCGCGACAGAGGACTTTTCCGCCCTGCGCTATGTCCGCGACAAGGTGGCGGGGACCGGGCTCTACGAGAATCTGGACATGCTGGCCGATCCGGACGAGCCGCGCGACCTGTTCGGCATGATCCTGCGCGCGGCAAAACCGGCGCCGGTGGGCGAGGCGGCGTAG
- a CDS encoding PLP-dependent aminotransferase family protein encodes MQSDNAGQAEAADTGIWQPDLTNRARPVYLAIADALAGDIAGGRLAAGQRLPPQRVLADRLGVDLTTVSRAYTEARRRGLLDARVGQGTFVRAPNAPSESAAPVPSQRPAFAPAAVIDMTMNQPPLPDSPELLDRVRQGLAQAMLHLDPQALLRYPEADAGFRAGEDDRAAGAHWLGRRLPDLEDSGRIVVCPGTQSALLALLCMLTRPGDTVCTEALTYPGFKAIARQLGLRVVGVAMDGDGLDPDALRAAVEAHAPKALYCTPTLHNPTTATLSAERRAAIADIARTHNIPIIEDDIYGVLPQDAPPPIAALAPDVTFHVVGLAKCVAPGLRVTYVAAPDARQTSRLAATQRATILGTPPIPAAVATQWITDGTADALLTAIRTEATARQRIARDLLPAESVTAHPDGFHLWLTLPPTWTRGEFAAHLRNAGIAAAVSDVFLTAGPAPEALRICLGAPVTRADCRRMLETLADALDQSPALAGIVI; translated from the coding sequence ATGCAATCCGATAACGCAGGGCAAGCCGAAGCGGCGGACACCGGCATCTGGCAGCCCGACCTGACCAACCGCGCGCGGCCGGTCTATCTCGCCATCGCCGACGCCCTTGCCGGCGACATCGCCGGCGGGCGTCTCGCGGCGGGACAGCGGCTGCCGCCACAGCGGGTGCTGGCCGACCGGTTGGGGGTCGATCTGACCACCGTCAGCCGCGCCTACACCGAGGCCCGCCGCCGCGGCCTGCTCGACGCCCGTGTCGGCCAGGGCACCTTCGTCCGCGCACCGAATGCGCCATCGGAAAGCGCCGCACCTGTCCCGTCCCAGCGCCCGGCCTTCGCCCCGGCCGCGGTCATCGACATGACCATGAACCAGCCGCCGCTGCCGGACTCGCCGGAGTTGCTGGACCGCGTGCGGCAGGGGCTGGCCCAGGCGATGCTGCACCTCGATCCGCAAGCGCTGCTGCGCTATCCCGAGGCCGACGCCGGTTTCCGCGCCGGGGAAGACGACCGTGCCGCCGGCGCGCATTGGCTCGGCAGACGCCTGCCCGACCTTGAGGATAGCGGCCGGATCGTCGTCTGTCCCGGCACGCAGAGCGCGCTGCTGGCCCTGCTCTGCATGCTCACCCGCCCCGGCGACACCGTCTGTACGGAGGCGCTGACCTATCCCGGCTTCAAGGCCATCGCGCGGCAGCTTGGGCTGCGGGTGGTCGGGGTGGCGATGGACGGCGACGGGCTCGACCCCGACGCCCTGCGCGCCGCGGTGGAGGCCCATGCCCCGAAGGCGCTCTATTGCACCCCCACCCTGCACAACCCGACGACGGCGACCCTGTCGGCGGAGCGGCGCGCCGCCATCGCCGACATTGCCCGCACGCACAACATCCCGATCATCGAGGACGACATCTACGGCGTGCTGCCGCAGGACGCCCCGCCACCCATCGCCGCGCTGGCGCCCGACGTGACCTTCCACGTCGTCGGTCTCGCCAAATGCGTGGCCCCCGGCCTGCGCGTCACCTATGTCGCCGCCCCCGACGCCCGTCAGACGTCAAGGCTGGCCGCCACCCAGCGCGCCACCATCCTCGGCACGCCGCCGATCCCCGCCGCCGTCGCCACCCAATGGATCACCGACGGCACCGCCGACGCCCTGCTGACCGCCATCCGCACCGAGGCCACCGCGCGCCAGCGGATCGCCCGCGACCTGCTTCCAGCCGAATCGGTCACTGCCCACCCGGACGGCTTCCACCTGTGGTTGACCCTGCCGCCGACCTGGACGCGCGGGGAGTTCGCCGCCCATCTGCGCAATGCCGGCATCGCCGCCGCCGTCAGCGATGTCTTCCTCACCGCCGGCCCGGCGCCGGAGGCCCTGCGCATCTGCCTCGGCGCTCCGGTGACCCGCGCCGATTGCCGCCGCATGCTGGAAACCCTTGCCGATGCCCTCGACCAGAGCCCCGCGCTCGCCGGCATCGTGATCTGA
- the rocF gene encoding arginase: protein MSYQKTKTKQCRLVGVPVQDGAGRLGCEMGPSAYRTAGIARALSDLGHSVIDLGNVAPVPQRPMVHGNAALKFLPEVAGWTAALSQIAYEASAGQDAMPIFMGGDHSLAAGTLTGLAQRAAEMRRPLFVLWLDAHPDFHTLETTESGNLHGVPMAYATGRSGFDGYFPPPPARLDPHNVCMMGIRSVDPAERRALETSGITVHDMRKIDEHGIVALLRPFLKRVVEADGLLHVSLDVDFLDPGIAPGVGTTVPGGATFREAHLVMEMLHDTGLVSSVDLVELNPFLDERGRTATLMVELLASLMGRRVLDYPTRSF from the coding sequence ATGTCCTACCAGAAGACAAAGACGAAGCAGTGCCGGCTGGTCGGCGTGCCGGTGCAGGATGGGGCGGGCCGGCTGGGCTGCGAAATGGGACCCAGCGCCTACCGCACCGCCGGCATCGCGCGGGCTCTGTCGGACCTCGGCCACAGCGTGATCGATCTCGGCAACGTGGCGCCGGTGCCGCAGCGGCCGATGGTGCATGGCAACGCCGCGCTGAAATTCCTGCCGGAGGTGGCGGGCTGGACCGCCGCACTGTCGCAGATCGCCTATGAGGCGAGCGCCGGGCAGGACGCCATGCCGATCTTCATGGGCGGCGACCACAGCCTTGCCGCCGGCACCCTGACCGGGCTGGCGCAGCGCGCCGCCGAGATGCGGCGGCCGCTGTTCGTGCTGTGGTTGGACGCCCATCCGGATTTCCATACGCTGGAGACGACGGAGAGCGGCAATCTGCATGGCGTGCCGATGGCCTATGCCACCGGGCGGAGCGGTTTCGACGGCTATTTCCCGCCGCCGCCGGCCCGGCTCGACCCCCACAATGTCTGCATGATGGGCATCCGCAGCGTCGATCCGGCCGAACGGCGGGCGCTGGAGACCTCCGGCATCACCGTCCATGACATGCGCAAGATCGACGAGCACGGCATCGTCGCCCTGCTGCGTCCGTTCCTGAAGAGGGTGGTCGAGGCGGACGGGCTGCTGCATGTCAGCCTGGACGTCGATTTCCTCGATCCCGGCATCGCGCCCGGCGTCGGCACCACGGTTCCCGGCGGCGCCACCTTCCGCGAGGCGCATCTGGTCATGGAGATGCTGCACGACACCGGTCTGGTCAGCAGCGTCGATCTGGTGGAGCTGAACCCCTTCCTGGACGAGCGCGGCCGGACCGCGACCCTGATGGTGGAACTGCTGGCCAGCCTGATGGGGCGCCGCGTTCTCGATTACCCCACCCGCAGTTTCTGA
- a CDS encoding ABC transporter permease gives MLDFITQGLHGWGPQLLSGTAMTVAVALSSFLLGLAFGAAGAAAKLSDSILLKGLAELYTTAVRGVPELLVIYLLFFGGSGMIMAVAGVFGYSGYVELNAFSIGVAAVGLISGAYSTEVIRGAVKAVPYGQIEAARACGMGRWRILRRVLVPQTLRFALPGLGNVWQLTLKDTALISVTALAEIMRVAHIAAGSTRQSFLFYSVAALLYLALTTVSTTAFQRAERYASRGVRRA, from the coding sequence ATGCTGGACTTCATAACCCAGGGCCTGCACGGCTGGGGGCCACAGCTGCTGTCCGGGACGGCGATGACCGTCGCGGTGGCGCTGTCCTCCTTCCTGCTCGGCCTCGCCTTCGGGGCCGCCGGCGCCGCCGCCAAGCTCAGCGACAGCATCCTGCTGAAGGGTCTGGCGGAGCTTTACACCACCGCCGTGCGCGGCGTGCCGGAACTGCTGGTGATCTACCTGCTTTTCTTCGGCGGGTCCGGCATGATCATGGCGGTGGCCGGCGTGTTCGGCTACAGCGGCTATGTCGAACTGAACGCCTTCTCCATCGGTGTCGCCGCCGTCGGGCTGATCTCCGGCGCCTATTCGACCGAGGTGATCCGCGGCGCCGTCAAAGCGGTGCCCTACGGCCAGATCGAGGCGGCGCGCGCCTGCGGCATGGGGCGCTGGCGCATCCTGCGCCGGGTTCTGGTGCCGCAGACCCTGCGCTTCGCCCTGCCCGGCCTGGGCAATGTCTGGCAGCTGACGCTGAAGGACACCGCGCTCATCTCCGTCACCGCGCTGGCCGAGATCATGCGCGTCGCGCACATCGCCGCCGGTTCCACCCGGCAATCCTTCCTGTTCTACAGCGTCGCCGCCCTGCTGTACCTCGCGCTCACCACCGTCTCGACGACGGCGTTCCAGCGGGCCGAGCGCTACGCCAGCCGCGGCGTGCGGAGGGCTTGA
- the ccoG gene encoding cytochrome c oxidase accessory protein CcoG codes for MPSDAPIVTRRPDHATVPPEQAPAPGPAYAPHRKIHPKAVRGRYRRVKTLLGAVLLALFAVIPWLRWERGPGLPDQAVLFDLGSQRFYIFALQLWPQHVYYITGVMILAAIGLFLATALGGRVWCGFTCPQTVWTDLFVWVERRVEGDRGDRIRLDRHPWTAGWLAKKTVKHTAWLAVSLVTGFLGIAYLTDAPTLAVDLLRFDASALAAGSVLFIAACTYAMAGFMREQMCFYVCPWPRIQAAMLDEDSLVVTYQEWRGEGRAPLRKSEGWDTRTHQGFGDCIDCGQCVQVCPTGIDIRDGIQMECIGCGLCVDACNDVMARIGRPGDLIRFDTLTSQAAKAAAVPPPRYRLIRPRTIVYGLMLVVVGGAMAIALALRSSNDISVLRDRAPLFVALNDGRIQNAYTIKIANMSLVERHYRLTLAGLPQASLSLSGDGTEAGALSLSARANAVETYRIQVRVPHAALTDSSTPVTVTLTPETGDGQPVRHDSVFLAP; via the coding sequence ATGCCCAGCGATGCGCCCATCGTCACTCGCCGCCCGGACCATGCGACCGTCCCCCCGGAGCAGGCCCCGGCCCCAGGTCCGGCCTATGCCCCCCACCGCAAGATCCACCCCAAGGCGGTGCGCGGGCGATACCGGCGCGTGAAGACGCTGTTGGGCGCGGTCCTGCTGGCGCTGTTCGCCGTCATCCCCTGGCTGCGCTGGGAGCGCGGGCCGGGCCTGCCCGATCAGGCGGTCCTGTTCGACCTGGGCAGCCAGCGCTTCTATATCTTCGCCCTGCAACTCTGGCCGCAGCATGTCTACTACATCACCGGCGTGATGATTCTGGCCGCCATCGGCCTGTTCCTGGCGACCGCGCTCGGCGGCCGGGTCTGGTGCGGCTTCACCTGTCCGCAGACGGTGTGGACCGACCTGTTCGTCTGGGTGGAGCGGCGGGTGGAGGGCGACCGCGGCGACCGCATCCGTCTCGACCGGCACCCCTGGACCGCCGGCTGGCTGGCGAAGAAGACGGTCAAGCACACGGCGTGGCTGGCGGTCTCGCTGGTCACCGGCTTCCTCGGCATCGCCTATCTGACCGACGCGCCGACGCTGGCGGTCGATTTGCTGCGCTTCGACGCCTCGGCGCTCGCCGCCGGCTCCGTCCTGTTCATCGCCGCCTGCACCTATGCGATGGCCGGCTTCATGCGCGAACAGATGTGCTTCTACGTCTGCCCCTGGCCGCGCATCCAGGCCGCCATGCTGGACGAGGACAGCCTGGTCGTCACCTATCAGGAGTGGCGCGGCGAGGGACGGGCGCCCTTGCGCAAGAGCGAGGGCTGGGACACCCGCACCCACCAGGGTTTTGGCGACTGCATCGACTGCGGGCAATGCGTCCAGGTCTGCCCGACCGGCATCGACATCCGCGACGGCATCCAGATGGAATGCATCGGCTGCGGCCTGTGCGTCGACGCCTGCAACGACGTGATGGCGCGCATCGGCCGCCCCGGTGACCTGATCCGTTTCGACACCCTGACGTCCCAGGCGGCGAAAGCCGCCGCCGTTCCGCCGCCCCGTTACCGCCTGATCCGGCCGCGCACCATCGTCTATGGCCTGATGCTGGTCGTGGTCGGCGGGGCGATGGCGATCGCGCTGGCGTTGAGGTCCAGCAACGACATCTCCGTTCTGCGCGACCGGGCGCCGCTGTTCGTGGCGCTCAACGACGGCCGCATCCAGAACGCCTACACCATCAAGATCGCCAACATGTCGCTGGTGGAGCGCCACTACCGCCTTACCCTCGCCGGCCTGCCGCAGGCGAGCCTCAGCTTGTCCGGCGACGGCACCGAGGCCGGCGCGCTGTCGCTGTCCGCCCGCGCCAACGCGGTGGAGACCTACCGCATCCAGGTCCGCGTGCCCCATGCGGCCTTGACCGACTCCTCCACCCCCGTGACCGTCACCCTGACTCCCGAAACCGGCGACGGCCAACCGGTCCGGCACGACAGCGTCTTCCTGGCGCCGTGA